From Camelina sativa cultivar DH55 chromosome 20, Cs, whole genome shotgun sequence, the proteins below share one genomic window:
- the LOC104768663 gene encoding uncharacterized protein LOC104768663 isoform X3 — MSSNQLGQAVEETVERRPFKFSKTKFFHGILEVSSEDSSSPIKEVPEKEAPSDQFNLQIPTASQLHGRVTNEYYEYIQLNQGISQGRVEAVKDFLNRWPDAVDKFINPYETPLLKACAYGNPEIVKLLLRRMTPEQMLPKMSQSAFYNTPLTIVAVSGNMEIAEALVAKNPKLLEIPGNNGEIPVVVAVENTQMEMARYLYNRTPVEVLLDKDGFHGILLLLNAIYYKKLDMALDLFNKSRRLAVTKHLQIDSVPIIVLASKPDIFPGGCHLGPLKRFIYSCIQVKQPPFPKPSRSNKGHQTDTLMGKLLKCLSKWTGIDELYRLKVTHLQAKKLLRGISEETLALGLKERSESVDEALLFAVRYGNVDFLVEMIKNNSELLWSTGTSTLFNTAVEVRQEKVYSLLYGLGDRKYLFLADKNSDGNSVLHLAGYPPPNYKLATVVSATLQMQSELQWFKEMERIVPAIEKERVNTEDLTPIEIFRKEHEAMRLEAEKWMKDTAMSCSFVAALIVTVTFAAIFTVPGGTDDNSRGKPFHLHKPKFVIFIVSDLISCFASCTSVLIFLGILTARYAFDDFLFSLPAKMIAGLSTLFVSIAAMLVAFSSSLFTIFNVPWIVAPTIFLACFPALLFVRIQYPLLKELIFSTYGKKIFDRKMKSLF, encoded by the exons ATGAGTTCTAATCAATTAGGCCAAGCTGTGGAGGAAACAGTTGAGAGGAGACCTTtcaaattctctaaaacaaagttttttcaTGGTATCCTAGAAGTCAGTTCCGAAGACAGTTCTTCACCTATAAAAGAAGTTCCAGAGAAAGAAGCTCCAAGTGATCAATTCAATCTTCAGATTCCGACTGCATCTCAGCTTCACG GGAGGGTTACGAACGAATACTATGAGTATATACAATTAAATCAAGGAATAAGCCAAGGTCGTGTAGAAGCCGTGAAAGACTTCTTGAACCGTTGGCCGGACGCAGTGGACAAATTTATAAACCCTTACGAGACGCCATTGTTAAAGGCTTGCGCATATGGAAACCCCGAGATTGTTAAATTGCTTCTGCGTCGTATGACACCTGAACAAATGCTTCCCAAGATGAGCCAAAGCGCTTTTTACAACACGCCTCTTACTATCGTTGCTGTTAGTGGAAACATGGAGATTGCTGAAGCCTTAGTCGCCAAGAACCCTAAACTGCTAGAGATTCCTGGAAACAACGGAGAGATTCCGGTTGTGGTTGCGGTTGAGAACACGCAGATGGAGATGGCTCGCTATCTTTACAACAGAACTCCGGTTGAGGTGTTACTTGACAAAGACGGGTTTCACGGTATCTTGCTACTTCTCAATGCCATCTACTATAAAAAGCTCG ACATGGCCTTGGATCTGTTCAACAAAAGCAGACGCTTAGCCGTCACAAAACACTTGCAAATCGATTCGGTTCCCATCATTGTCTTGGCTTCAAAGCCAGATATTTTCCCCGGTGGCTGCCATCTCGGACCATTGAAACGCTTCATCTACTCTT GTATACAAGTAAAGCAGCCACCTTTTCCAAAGCCTTCTCGTTCTAACAAAGGTCATCAGA CAGATACCCTAATGGGGAAACTGCTCAAATGTCTCTCCAAATGGACCG GGATAGATGAACTGTACCGACTTAAGGTCACGCATCTACAAGCCAAGAAACTTTTACGTGGAATATCAGAAGAAACATTGGCCTTGGGCTTGAAGGAACGTTCTGAGTCAGTGGATGAGGCTTTACTCTTTGCAGTAAGATATGGGAATGTGGATTTCTTGGTGGAGATGATCAAGAACAACTCCGAGCTTCTATGGTCCACGGGAACTAGTACTCTGTTTAACACTGCCGTCGAGGTAAGACAAGAGAAGGTGTATAGTCTCCTCTACGGTCTGGGCGACAGGAAGTACTTGTTTCTCGCCGACAAGAACAGTGACGGGAATAGTGTGCTTCATCTCGCTGGCTATCCTCCTCCTAATTACAAGCTCGCTACGGTCGTTAGCGCAACGTTGCAGATGCAAAGTGAGTTACAATGGTTTAAG GAGATGGAGAGAATCGTGCCGGCGATCGAAAAGGAAAGAGTAAACACAGAAGATCTAACACCGATAGAGATATTCAGAAAGGAGCACGAAGCAATGCGACTAGAAGCTGAGAAGTGGATGAAAGATACGGCTATGTCTTGCAGCTTTGTAGCGGCTCTCATCGTCACGGTCACCTTCGCGGCAATATTCACCGTCCCGGGAGGCACGGACGACAATTCACGCGGTAAACCCTTTCACCTACATAAACCAAAATTCGTCATATTCATCGTCTCCGATCTGATCTCCTGCTTCGCCTCATGCACCTCCGTCCTCATCTTCCTCGGGATACTCACCGCGAGATACGCCTTCGACGATTTCTTGTTCTCTCTGCCTGCGAAAATGATCGCTGGACTTTCGACATTGTTTGTCTCGATAGCGGCGATGCTTGTGGCATTCTCGTCGTCCCTATTCACGATCTTTAACGTCCCTTGGATCGTTGCTCCGACGATCTTCCTCGCTTGTTTCCCGGCGCTGTTGTTTGTTCGGATTCAGTATCCTCTCCTCAAGGAGCTCATCTTCTCCACTTACGGCAAAAAAATCTTCGACCGAAAGATGAAATCTTTGTTTTAA
- the LOC104768663 gene encoding uncharacterized protein LOC104768663 isoform X2, producing MSSNQLGQAVEETVERRPFKFSKTKFFHGILEVSSEDSSSPIKEVPEKEAPSDQFNLQIPTASQLHVDVGRVTNEYYEYIQLNQGISQGRVEAVKDFLNRWPDAVDKFINPYETPLLKACAYGNPEIVKLLLRRMTPEQMLPKMSQSAFYNTPLTIVAVSGNMEIAEALVAKNPKLLEIPGNNGEIPVVVAVENTQMEMARYLYNRTPVEVLLDKDGFHGILLLLNAIYYKKLDMALDLFNKSRRLAVTKHLQIDSVPIIVLASKPDIFPGGCHLGPLKRFIYSCIQVKQPPFPKPSRSNKGHQNTLMGKLLKCLSKWTGIDELYRLKVTHLQAKKLLRGISEETLALGLKERSESVDEALLFAVRYGNVDFLVEMIKNNSELLWSTGTSTLFNTAVEVRQEKVYSLLYGLGDRKYLFLADKNSDGNSVLHLAGYPPPNYKLATVVSATLQMQSELQWFKEMERIVPAIEKERVNTEDLTPIEIFRKEHEAMRLEAEKWMKDTAMSCSFVAALIVTVTFAAIFTVPGGTDDNSRGKPFHLHKPKFVIFIVSDLISCFASCTSVLIFLGILTARYAFDDFLFSLPAKMIAGLSTLFVSIAAMLVAFSSSLFTIFNVPWIVAPTIFLACFPALLFVRIQYPLLKELIFSTYGKKIFDRKMKSLF from the exons ATGAGTTCTAATCAATTAGGCCAAGCTGTGGAGGAAACAGTTGAGAGGAGACCTTtcaaattctctaaaacaaagttttttcaTGGTATCCTAGAAGTCAGTTCCGAAGACAGTTCTTCACCTATAAAAGAAGTTCCAGAGAAAGAAGCTCCAAGTGATCAATTCAATCTTCAGATTCCGACTGCATCTCAGCTTCACG TTGATGTAGGGAGGGTTACGAACGAATACTATGAGTATATACAATTAAATCAAGGAATAAGCCAAGGTCGTGTAGAAGCCGTGAAAGACTTCTTGAACCGTTGGCCGGACGCAGTGGACAAATTTATAAACCCTTACGAGACGCCATTGTTAAAGGCTTGCGCATATGGAAACCCCGAGATTGTTAAATTGCTTCTGCGTCGTATGACACCTGAACAAATGCTTCCCAAGATGAGCCAAAGCGCTTTTTACAACACGCCTCTTACTATCGTTGCTGTTAGTGGAAACATGGAGATTGCTGAAGCCTTAGTCGCCAAGAACCCTAAACTGCTAGAGATTCCTGGAAACAACGGAGAGATTCCGGTTGTGGTTGCGGTTGAGAACACGCAGATGGAGATGGCTCGCTATCTTTACAACAGAACTCCGGTTGAGGTGTTACTTGACAAAGACGGGTTTCACGGTATCTTGCTACTTCTCAATGCCATCTACTATAAAAAGCTCG ACATGGCCTTGGATCTGTTCAACAAAAGCAGACGCTTAGCCGTCACAAAACACTTGCAAATCGATTCGGTTCCCATCATTGTCTTGGCTTCAAAGCCAGATATTTTCCCCGGTGGCTGCCATCTCGGACCATTGAAACGCTTCATCTACTCTT GTATACAAGTAAAGCAGCCACCTTTTCCAAAGCCTTCTCGTTCTAACAAAGGTCATCAGA ATACCCTAATGGGGAAACTGCTCAAATGTCTCTCCAAATGGACCG GGATAGATGAACTGTACCGACTTAAGGTCACGCATCTACAAGCCAAGAAACTTTTACGTGGAATATCAGAAGAAACATTGGCCTTGGGCTTGAAGGAACGTTCTGAGTCAGTGGATGAGGCTTTACTCTTTGCAGTAAGATATGGGAATGTGGATTTCTTGGTGGAGATGATCAAGAACAACTCCGAGCTTCTATGGTCCACGGGAACTAGTACTCTGTTTAACACTGCCGTCGAGGTAAGACAAGAGAAGGTGTATAGTCTCCTCTACGGTCTGGGCGACAGGAAGTACTTGTTTCTCGCCGACAAGAACAGTGACGGGAATAGTGTGCTTCATCTCGCTGGCTATCCTCCTCCTAATTACAAGCTCGCTACGGTCGTTAGCGCAACGTTGCAGATGCAAAGTGAGTTACAATGGTTTAAG GAGATGGAGAGAATCGTGCCGGCGATCGAAAAGGAAAGAGTAAACACAGAAGATCTAACACCGATAGAGATATTCAGAAAGGAGCACGAAGCAATGCGACTAGAAGCTGAGAAGTGGATGAAAGATACGGCTATGTCTTGCAGCTTTGTAGCGGCTCTCATCGTCACGGTCACCTTCGCGGCAATATTCACCGTCCCGGGAGGCACGGACGACAATTCACGCGGTAAACCCTTTCACCTACATAAACCAAAATTCGTCATATTCATCGTCTCCGATCTGATCTCCTGCTTCGCCTCATGCACCTCCGTCCTCATCTTCCTCGGGATACTCACCGCGAGATACGCCTTCGACGATTTCTTGTTCTCTCTGCCTGCGAAAATGATCGCTGGACTTTCGACATTGTTTGTCTCGATAGCGGCGATGCTTGTGGCATTCTCGTCGTCCCTATTCACGATCTTTAACGTCCCTTGGATCGTTGCTCCGACGATCTTCCTCGCTTGTTTCCCGGCGCTGTTGTTTGTTCGGATTCAGTATCCTCTCCTCAAGGAGCTCATCTTCTCCACTTACGGCAAAAAAATCTTCGACCGAAAGATGAAATCTTTGTTTTAA
- the LOC104768663 gene encoding uncharacterized protein LOC104768663 isoform X1, which produces MSSNQLGQAVEETVERRPFKFSKTKFFHGILEVSSEDSSSPIKEVPEKEAPSDQFNLQIPTASQLHVDVGRVTNEYYEYIQLNQGISQGRVEAVKDFLNRWPDAVDKFINPYETPLLKACAYGNPEIVKLLLRRMTPEQMLPKMSQSAFYNTPLTIVAVSGNMEIAEALVAKNPKLLEIPGNNGEIPVVVAVENTQMEMARYLYNRTPVEVLLDKDGFHGILLLLNAIYYKKLDMALDLFNKSRRLAVTKHLQIDSVPIIVLASKPDIFPGGCHLGPLKRFIYSCIQVKQPPFPKPSRSNKGHQTDTLMGKLLKCLSKWTGIDELYRLKVTHLQAKKLLRGISEETLALGLKERSESVDEALLFAVRYGNVDFLVEMIKNNSELLWSTGTSTLFNTAVEVRQEKVYSLLYGLGDRKYLFLADKNSDGNSVLHLAGYPPPNYKLATVVSATLQMQSELQWFKEMERIVPAIEKERVNTEDLTPIEIFRKEHEAMRLEAEKWMKDTAMSCSFVAALIVTVTFAAIFTVPGGTDDNSRGKPFHLHKPKFVIFIVSDLISCFASCTSVLIFLGILTARYAFDDFLFSLPAKMIAGLSTLFVSIAAMLVAFSSSLFTIFNVPWIVAPTIFLACFPALLFVRIQYPLLKELIFSTYGKKIFDRKMKSLF; this is translated from the exons ATGAGTTCTAATCAATTAGGCCAAGCTGTGGAGGAAACAGTTGAGAGGAGACCTTtcaaattctctaaaacaaagttttttcaTGGTATCCTAGAAGTCAGTTCCGAAGACAGTTCTTCACCTATAAAAGAAGTTCCAGAGAAAGAAGCTCCAAGTGATCAATTCAATCTTCAGATTCCGACTGCATCTCAGCTTCACG TTGATGTAGGGAGGGTTACGAACGAATACTATGAGTATATACAATTAAATCAAGGAATAAGCCAAGGTCGTGTAGAAGCCGTGAAAGACTTCTTGAACCGTTGGCCGGACGCAGTGGACAAATTTATAAACCCTTACGAGACGCCATTGTTAAAGGCTTGCGCATATGGAAACCCCGAGATTGTTAAATTGCTTCTGCGTCGTATGACACCTGAACAAATGCTTCCCAAGATGAGCCAAAGCGCTTTTTACAACACGCCTCTTACTATCGTTGCTGTTAGTGGAAACATGGAGATTGCTGAAGCCTTAGTCGCCAAGAACCCTAAACTGCTAGAGATTCCTGGAAACAACGGAGAGATTCCGGTTGTGGTTGCGGTTGAGAACACGCAGATGGAGATGGCTCGCTATCTTTACAACAGAACTCCGGTTGAGGTGTTACTTGACAAAGACGGGTTTCACGGTATCTTGCTACTTCTCAATGCCATCTACTATAAAAAGCTCG ACATGGCCTTGGATCTGTTCAACAAAAGCAGACGCTTAGCCGTCACAAAACACTTGCAAATCGATTCGGTTCCCATCATTGTCTTGGCTTCAAAGCCAGATATTTTCCCCGGTGGCTGCCATCTCGGACCATTGAAACGCTTCATCTACTCTT GTATACAAGTAAAGCAGCCACCTTTTCCAAAGCCTTCTCGTTCTAACAAAGGTCATCAGA CAGATACCCTAATGGGGAAACTGCTCAAATGTCTCTCCAAATGGACCG GGATAGATGAACTGTACCGACTTAAGGTCACGCATCTACAAGCCAAGAAACTTTTACGTGGAATATCAGAAGAAACATTGGCCTTGGGCTTGAAGGAACGTTCTGAGTCAGTGGATGAGGCTTTACTCTTTGCAGTAAGATATGGGAATGTGGATTTCTTGGTGGAGATGATCAAGAACAACTCCGAGCTTCTATGGTCCACGGGAACTAGTACTCTGTTTAACACTGCCGTCGAGGTAAGACAAGAGAAGGTGTATAGTCTCCTCTACGGTCTGGGCGACAGGAAGTACTTGTTTCTCGCCGACAAGAACAGTGACGGGAATAGTGTGCTTCATCTCGCTGGCTATCCTCCTCCTAATTACAAGCTCGCTACGGTCGTTAGCGCAACGTTGCAGATGCAAAGTGAGTTACAATGGTTTAAG GAGATGGAGAGAATCGTGCCGGCGATCGAAAAGGAAAGAGTAAACACAGAAGATCTAACACCGATAGAGATATTCAGAAAGGAGCACGAAGCAATGCGACTAGAAGCTGAGAAGTGGATGAAAGATACGGCTATGTCTTGCAGCTTTGTAGCGGCTCTCATCGTCACGGTCACCTTCGCGGCAATATTCACCGTCCCGGGAGGCACGGACGACAATTCACGCGGTAAACCCTTTCACCTACATAAACCAAAATTCGTCATATTCATCGTCTCCGATCTGATCTCCTGCTTCGCCTCATGCACCTCCGTCCTCATCTTCCTCGGGATACTCACCGCGAGATACGCCTTCGACGATTTCTTGTTCTCTCTGCCTGCGAAAATGATCGCTGGACTTTCGACATTGTTTGTCTCGATAGCGGCGATGCTTGTGGCATTCTCGTCGTCCCTATTCACGATCTTTAACGTCCCTTGGATCGTTGCTCCGACGATCTTCCTCGCTTGTTTCCCGGCGCTGTTGTTTGTTCGGATTCAGTATCCTCTCCTCAAGGAGCTCATCTTCTCCACTTACGGCAAAAAAATCTTCGACCGAAAGATGAAATCTTTGTTTTAA
- the LOC104768663 gene encoding uncharacterized protein LOC104768663 isoform X4: protein MSSNQLGQAVEETVERRPFKFSKTKFFHGILEVSSEDSSSPIKEVPEKEAPSDQFNLQIPTASQLHGRVTNEYYEYIQLNQGISQGRVEAVKDFLNRWPDAVDKFINPYETPLLKACAYGNPEIVKLLLRRMTPEQMLPKMSQSAFYNTPLTIVAVSGNMEIAEALVAKNPKLLEIPGNNGEIPVVVAVENTQMEMARYLYNRTPVEVLLDKDGFHGILLLLNAIYYKKLDMALDLFNKSRRLAVTKHLQIDSVPIIVLASKPDIFPGGCHLGPLKRFIYSCIQVKQPPFPKPSRSNKGHQNTLMGKLLKCLSKWTGIDELYRLKVTHLQAKKLLRGISEETLALGLKERSESVDEALLFAVRYGNVDFLVEMIKNNSELLWSTGTSTLFNTAVEVRQEKVYSLLYGLGDRKYLFLADKNSDGNSVLHLAGYPPPNYKLATVVSATLQMQSELQWFKEMERIVPAIEKERVNTEDLTPIEIFRKEHEAMRLEAEKWMKDTAMSCSFVAALIVTVTFAAIFTVPGGTDDNSRGKPFHLHKPKFVIFIVSDLISCFASCTSVLIFLGILTARYAFDDFLFSLPAKMIAGLSTLFVSIAAMLVAFSSSLFTIFNVPWIVAPTIFLACFPALLFVRIQYPLLKELIFSTYGKKIFDRKMKSLF, encoded by the exons ATGAGTTCTAATCAATTAGGCCAAGCTGTGGAGGAAACAGTTGAGAGGAGACCTTtcaaattctctaaaacaaagttttttcaTGGTATCCTAGAAGTCAGTTCCGAAGACAGTTCTTCACCTATAAAAGAAGTTCCAGAGAAAGAAGCTCCAAGTGATCAATTCAATCTTCAGATTCCGACTGCATCTCAGCTTCACG GGAGGGTTACGAACGAATACTATGAGTATATACAATTAAATCAAGGAATAAGCCAAGGTCGTGTAGAAGCCGTGAAAGACTTCTTGAACCGTTGGCCGGACGCAGTGGACAAATTTATAAACCCTTACGAGACGCCATTGTTAAAGGCTTGCGCATATGGAAACCCCGAGATTGTTAAATTGCTTCTGCGTCGTATGACACCTGAACAAATGCTTCCCAAGATGAGCCAAAGCGCTTTTTACAACACGCCTCTTACTATCGTTGCTGTTAGTGGAAACATGGAGATTGCTGAAGCCTTAGTCGCCAAGAACCCTAAACTGCTAGAGATTCCTGGAAACAACGGAGAGATTCCGGTTGTGGTTGCGGTTGAGAACACGCAGATGGAGATGGCTCGCTATCTTTACAACAGAACTCCGGTTGAGGTGTTACTTGACAAAGACGGGTTTCACGGTATCTTGCTACTTCTCAATGCCATCTACTATAAAAAGCTCG ACATGGCCTTGGATCTGTTCAACAAAAGCAGACGCTTAGCCGTCACAAAACACTTGCAAATCGATTCGGTTCCCATCATTGTCTTGGCTTCAAAGCCAGATATTTTCCCCGGTGGCTGCCATCTCGGACCATTGAAACGCTTCATCTACTCTT GTATACAAGTAAAGCAGCCACCTTTTCCAAAGCCTTCTCGTTCTAACAAAGGTCATCAGA ATACCCTAATGGGGAAACTGCTCAAATGTCTCTCCAAATGGACCG GGATAGATGAACTGTACCGACTTAAGGTCACGCATCTACAAGCCAAGAAACTTTTACGTGGAATATCAGAAGAAACATTGGCCTTGGGCTTGAAGGAACGTTCTGAGTCAGTGGATGAGGCTTTACTCTTTGCAGTAAGATATGGGAATGTGGATTTCTTGGTGGAGATGATCAAGAACAACTCCGAGCTTCTATGGTCCACGGGAACTAGTACTCTGTTTAACACTGCCGTCGAGGTAAGACAAGAGAAGGTGTATAGTCTCCTCTACGGTCTGGGCGACAGGAAGTACTTGTTTCTCGCCGACAAGAACAGTGACGGGAATAGTGTGCTTCATCTCGCTGGCTATCCTCCTCCTAATTACAAGCTCGCTACGGTCGTTAGCGCAACGTTGCAGATGCAAAGTGAGTTACAATGGTTTAAG GAGATGGAGAGAATCGTGCCGGCGATCGAAAAGGAAAGAGTAAACACAGAAGATCTAACACCGATAGAGATATTCAGAAAGGAGCACGAAGCAATGCGACTAGAAGCTGAGAAGTGGATGAAAGATACGGCTATGTCTTGCAGCTTTGTAGCGGCTCTCATCGTCACGGTCACCTTCGCGGCAATATTCACCGTCCCGGGAGGCACGGACGACAATTCACGCGGTAAACCCTTTCACCTACATAAACCAAAATTCGTCATATTCATCGTCTCCGATCTGATCTCCTGCTTCGCCTCATGCACCTCCGTCCTCATCTTCCTCGGGATACTCACCGCGAGATACGCCTTCGACGATTTCTTGTTCTCTCTGCCTGCGAAAATGATCGCTGGACTTTCGACATTGTTTGTCTCGATAGCGGCGATGCTTGTGGCATTCTCGTCGTCCCTATTCACGATCTTTAACGTCCCTTGGATCGTTGCTCCGACGATCTTCCTCGCTTGTTTCCCGGCGCTGTTGTTTGTTCGGATTCAGTATCCTCTCCTCAAGGAGCTCATCTTCTCCACTTACGGCAAAAAAATCTTCGACCGAAAGATGAAATCTTTGTTTTAA
- the LOC104768663 gene encoding ankyrin repeat-containing protein NPR4-like isoform X5, producing MSSNQLGQAVEETVERRPFKFSKTKFFHGILEVSSEDSSSPIKEVPEKEAPSDQFNLQIPTASQLHVDVGRVTNEYYEYIQLNQGISQGRVEAVKDFLNRWPDAVDKFINPYETPLLKACAYGNPEIVKLLLRRMTPEQMLPKMSQSAFYNTPLTIVAVSGNMEIAEALVAKNPKLLEIPGNNGEIPVVVAVENTQMEMARYLYNRTPVEVLLDKDGFHGILLLLNAIYYKKLGIQVKQPPFPKPSRSNKGHQTDTLMGKLLKCLSKWTGIDELYRLKVTHLQAKKLLRGISEETLALGLKERSESVDEALLFAVRYGNVDFLVEMIKNNSELLWSTGTSTLFNTAVEVRQEKVYSLLYGLGDRKYLFLADKNSDGNSVLHLAGYPPPNYKLATVVSATLQMQSELQWFKEMERIVPAIEKERVNTEDLTPIEIFRKEHEAMRLEAEKWMKDTAMSCSFVAALIVTVTFAAIFTVPGGTDDNSRGKPFHLHKPKFVIFIVSDLISCFASCTSVLIFLGILTARYAFDDFLFSLPAKMIAGLSTLFVSIAAMLVAFSSSLFTIFNVPWIVAPTIFLACFPALLFVRIQYPLLKELIFSTYGKKIFDRKMKSLF from the exons ATGAGTTCTAATCAATTAGGCCAAGCTGTGGAGGAAACAGTTGAGAGGAGACCTTtcaaattctctaaaacaaagttttttcaTGGTATCCTAGAAGTCAGTTCCGAAGACAGTTCTTCACCTATAAAAGAAGTTCCAGAGAAAGAAGCTCCAAGTGATCAATTCAATCTTCAGATTCCGACTGCATCTCAGCTTCACG TTGATGTAGGGAGGGTTACGAACGAATACTATGAGTATATACAATTAAATCAAGGAATAAGCCAAGGTCGTGTAGAAGCCGTGAAAGACTTCTTGAACCGTTGGCCGGACGCAGTGGACAAATTTATAAACCCTTACGAGACGCCATTGTTAAAGGCTTGCGCATATGGAAACCCCGAGATTGTTAAATTGCTTCTGCGTCGTATGACACCTGAACAAATGCTTCCCAAGATGAGCCAAAGCGCTTTTTACAACACGCCTCTTACTATCGTTGCTGTTAGTGGAAACATGGAGATTGCTGAAGCCTTAGTCGCCAAGAACCCTAAACTGCTAGAGATTCCTGGAAACAACGGAGAGATTCCGGTTGTGGTTGCGGTTGAGAACACGCAGATGGAGATGGCTCGCTATCTTTACAACAGAACTCCGGTTGAGGTGTTACTTGACAAAGACGGGTTTCACGGTATCTTGCTACTTCTCAATGCCATCTACTATAAAAAGCTCG GTATACAAGTAAAGCAGCCACCTTTTCCAAAGCCTTCTCGTTCTAACAAAGGTCATCAGA CAGATACCCTAATGGGGAAACTGCTCAAATGTCTCTCCAAATGGACCG GGATAGATGAACTGTACCGACTTAAGGTCACGCATCTACAAGCCAAGAAACTTTTACGTGGAATATCAGAAGAAACATTGGCCTTGGGCTTGAAGGAACGTTCTGAGTCAGTGGATGAGGCTTTACTCTTTGCAGTAAGATATGGGAATGTGGATTTCTTGGTGGAGATGATCAAGAACAACTCCGAGCTTCTATGGTCCACGGGAACTAGTACTCTGTTTAACACTGCCGTCGAGGTAAGACAAGAGAAGGTGTATAGTCTCCTCTACGGTCTGGGCGACAGGAAGTACTTGTTTCTCGCCGACAAGAACAGTGACGGGAATAGTGTGCTTCATCTCGCTGGCTATCCTCCTCCTAATTACAAGCTCGCTACGGTCGTTAGCGCAACGTTGCAGATGCAAAGTGAGTTACAATGGTTTAAG GAGATGGAGAGAATCGTGCCGGCGATCGAAAAGGAAAGAGTAAACACAGAAGATCTAACACCGATAGAGATATTCAGAAAGGAGCACGAAGCAATGCGACTAGAAGCTGAGAAGTGGATGAAAGATACGGCTATGTCTTGCAGCTTTGTAGCGGCTCTCATCGTCACGGTCACCTTCGCGGCAATATTCACCGTCCCGGGAGGCACGGACGACAATTCACGCGGTAAACCCTTTCACCTACATAAACCAAAATTCGTCATATTCATCGTCTCCGATCTGATCTCCTGCTTCGCCTCATGCACCTCCGTCCTCATCTTCCTCGGGATACTCACCGCGAGATACGCCTTCGACGATTTCTTGTTCTCTCTGCCTGCGAAAATGATCGCTGGACTTTCGACATTGTTTGTCTCGATAGCGGCGATGCTTGTGGCATTCTCGTCGTCCCTATTCACGATCTTTAACGTCCCTTGGATCGTTGCTCCGACGATCTTCCTCGCTTGTTTCCCGGCGCTGTTGTTTGTTCGGATTCAGTATCCTCTCCTCAAGGAGCTCATCTTCTCCACTTACGGCAAAAAAATCTTCGACCGAAAGATGAAATCTTTGTTTTAA